One genomic segment of Aquipluma nitroreducens includes these proteins:
- a CDS encoding response regulator yields the protein MKRVLIVDDIKENLYLLESLLKGYGYATVTANNGAEALGLGLKEPPDLIIADILMPVMDGYTLCREWKKDDTLKNIPFIFYTATYTHPKDGEFALSLGADRFIIKPQEPEDFMNIIEQVLSEFRNGKIQGSLIPESSEVSMLKEYNETLIRKMEDRMIKSEEAEMKIRIYASQLEQEIEQRKQAELELIEALKRAEESDGLKSAFLANMSHEIRTPMNGILGFAELLKEPDLTGEQQQEYIKIIEKSGARMLNIINDIVDISKIESGQMKATLLETNINEQLEFIYKLFNREVEQKGLQLLLKKVSLPPESIVETDREKLYAILTNLVKNSIKYTSKGFIEFGCDIAENGHGLFLQYFVKDTGIGIPQNRHDAIFERFIQVDVVDKMARQGAGLGLAISKAYVEMLGGKIWIESEEGKGSTFWFTIPYLPVSKNGFNIGQEVLTPIEENQIKKLKIIIAEDDKSSSQLISIIIRKIAGEIIIVENGTEAVRACFENPDTDLILMDIQMPIMDGYEATRQIRQFNTDVIIIAQTAFALCGDNEKAIEAGCNDYVSKPIKTSNLLNLISKHAKQ from the coding sequence ATGAAACGAGTCCTAATTGTTGATGACATAAAAGAAAACCTGTATTTACTGGAATCCTTACTCAAAGGATATGGTTATGCAACCGTTACGGCAAACAATGGTGCCGAAGCACTTGGCCTTGGCTTGAAAGAACCACCAGATCTAATTATTGCTGACATCCTGATGCCCGTTATGGATGGTTATACCCTTTGCCGCGAATGGAAAAAGGATGACACACTAAAAAACATTCCATTTATTTTTTACACTGCCACATACACGCATCCCAAAGACGGAGAATTTGCTTTAAGTCTTGGAGCCGATAGATTTATCATAAAACCTCAGGAGCCTGAAGATTTCATGAACATAATTGAGCAAGTATTATCAGAATTCCGAAATGGTAAAATTCAGGGATCGCTAATACCTGAATCATCCGAAGTCTCTATGCTGAAGGAATACAACGAAACCCTTATTCGCAAAATGGAGGATCGTATGATTAAAAGCGAAGAAGCCGAAATGAAAATCAGGATTTATGCCTCACAACTTGAACAGGAAATAGAACAAAGAAAACAGGCCGAGCTGGAATTAATAGAAGCGCTAAAACGAGCAGAGGAAAGCGATGGGTTAAAATCGGCATTTCTGGCCAATATGAGCCACGAAATCCGGACACCAATGAACGGCATTCTTGGCTTCGCCGAACTATTGAAAGAGCCCGATCTTACAGGCGAACAGCAACAAGAATATATAAAAATTATAGAAAAAAGCGGCGCCCGAATGCTGAATATTATAAACGATATTGTTGATATCTCCAAAATAGAATCGGGACAAATGAAGGCCACTCTGTTGGAGACTAATATCAACGAACAACTCGAATTTATTTACAAGCTTTTTAACAGAGAAGTTGAACAAAAGGGATTGCAATTATTGCTTAAAAAAGTTTCATTGCCGCCCGAATCAATCGTTGAGACCGATCGTGAAAAGCTTTACGCTATACTAACCAATTTGGTGAAAAACTCAATCAAATATACCTCAAAAGGATTTATTGAATTTGGTTGTGATATTGCAGAGAACGGGCATGGATTGTTTCTGCAATATTTCGTAAAAGACACTGGTATTGGGATTCCTCAAAACAGGCACGACGCTATCTTTGAACGTTTTATTCAGGTTGATGTTGTTGATAAGATGGCTCGCCAGGGTGCCGGTTTAGGATTGGCTATTTCGAAAGCTTATGTCGAGATGTTGGGCGGAAAAATATGGATTGAAAGCGAAGAAGGAAAAGGTTCGACATTTTGGTTTACCATTCCATATCTTCCGGTATCAAAAAATGGATTCAATATTGGACAAGAAGTTCTGACTCCAATCGAGGAAAACCAGATAAAGAAATTAAAAATAATAATTGCCGAGGACGATAAATCATCGAGCCAACTCATTTCAATTATAATCCGGAAAATTGCAGGAGAAATAATCATTGTAGAAAACGGAACAGAAGCCGTTCGAGCTTGTTTTGAAAATCCTGATACCGATTTAATACTAATGGATATTCAAATGCCAATAATGGACGGTTATGAAGCCACGAGACAAATCAGGCAATTTAACACCGATGTAATTATTATTGCACAAACAGC
- a CDS encoding response regulator, with amino-acid sequence MKLKALIIEDNEQNMYMLSFLLEKNNYEVFQAFNGLDGIKAAMNCLPDVILLDIQLPEMDGYQIAQELRNRKDLNTIPIIAVTSHAMVGDREKAMASGATGYIEKPIDPDNFIQRMESHFSEELLQRRNQL; translated from the coding sequence ATGAAGTTAAAGGCATTAATTATTGAAGACAACGAACAAAACATGTATATGCTCAGTTTTTTGCTCGAAAAGAATAATTATGAAGTATTTCAGGCATTCAACGGTTTAGACGGAATTAAAGCTGCAATGAATTGCCTGCCAGATGTGATATTACTGGATATTCAACTGCCTGAAATGGATGGATATCAGATTGCTCAGGAGTTAAGGAACAGGAAGGATCTCAACACGATTCCGATTATCGCAGTCACTTCTCATGCCATGGTTGGCGACCGCGAAAAAGCGATGGCTTCCGGGGCAACTGGCTATATTGAAAAACCGATCGATCCTGATAATTTTATACAACGGATGGAATCCCATTTTTCTGAAGAACTTTTGCAAAGGAGGAATCAATTATGA
- a CDS encoding MASE1 domain-containing protein — protein MEKTKSTPANKWHWFISLILIALSYYSTAKLGLIFAFEGTNASPVWMPSGIALAAILLVGYRAWPAVFLGALLANIQVLTVSGLSFSSIFFLSIITATGNTLEALAGVWLISRFSNNPNPLETLKGTTLFIFFGALLAPLIAAIVGSFSFCIFTNHWEIFDHLLSNWWFGDALGILILAPIIINWSKYKFKEWNYLKFTELAGFIVVLGLTSYLIFFTIYNLIYLFIPVLLWSIFRFGKFETSVFVLIISGLALWASIHHTINNALQQNESILVIQSFVGIVAITFLVLSSVIYERKKMQLSLYESLIKHRSLLENLPQKIFVKNSDLIFVSCNENFARELNIQSSEIAGKTDYDFFPIDLAEKYRKEDSAFLAAGKLLETEVCETRAGQPYWTQVVKVPVKDGNGSIIGIQGIFWDITERKQAEELLRLNEEKYRFLFERNPVPLLIYDTETLKFLAVNEAFIKQYGFSIDEVLTMQLPDLYPDEEKDAIVKVARDLHGHAYAGEWHHIRKDGSVISIIATSHDLDYMERDARIAVVTDITDRKLAELELERYRKHLENMVEERTAELEIAKERAESADQLKSAFLATMSHELRTPLNSIIGFTGMLLQELPGPLNDEQKKQLRMTQKSGRHLLSLINDILDLSKIEAGQLNLSTDRFKISEVIQNVVDLSKPFATSKNLLLTASIEPELPEITSDQFRIQQVIINLVNNALKFTEVGSVKVEAFLQSNQLVVMVIDTGLGIEENQIQKLFKPFIQIDSGIARKHEGTGLGLSISKKLMTMLGGSISVESELAKGSTFSIRLPLENN, from the coding sequence ATGGAAAAAACTAAATCAACACCTGCGAATAAATGGCATTGGTTCATCTCGCTGATTTTAATCGCTTTGAGTTATTACTCAACGGCAAAATTGGGTTTGATTTTCGCATTTGAAGGCACTAATGCATCACCGGTATGGATGCCATCAGGGATTGCCCTGGCGGCAATTTTACTTGTAGGATACCGGGCTTGGCCAGCCGTTTTTCTAGGTGCATTATTGGCAAATATTCAGGTGCTAACCGTTTCCGGATTATCATTCAGTTCTATATTTTTTCTTTCTATCATTACAGCAACGGGCAATACGTTGGAAGCTCTTGCCGGAGTATGGTTAATTTCCCGTTTCTCCAACAATCCAAACCCATTGGAAACATTGAAAGGAACAACACTTTTCATCTTCTTCGGCGCTTTACTAGCACCTCTTATTGCAGCTATTGTTGGTTCTTTCTCGTTTTGCATTTTTACAAATCATTGGGAAATTTTTGATCACCTGCTTTCAAATTGGTGGTTTGGAGATGCATTGGGTATTCTGATTTTGGCACCTATCATTATAAACTGGAGTAAATATAAATTTAAAGAATGGAACTACCTGAAATTTACGGAATTAGCAGGATTTATTGTTGTATTAGGTCTTACATCCTATTTGATATTTTTTACGATTTATAACCTAATTTACCTGTTTATACCTGTTTTGTTATGGTCTATATTCAGATTTGGTAAATTCGAAACGAGTGTGTTTGTTTTAATAATAAGTGGATTAGCATTATGGGCAAGTATACATCACACGATTAATAATGCACTTCAGCAAAACGAATCAATACTTGTCATTCAAAGTTTTGTTGGCATTGTGGCAATTACATTTCTTGTGCTTTCTTCTGTAATTTATGAGCGAAAAAAAATGCAATTAAGTCTGTATGAAAGCCTAATCAAACATCGTTCATTACTCGAAAATCTGCCTCAGAAAATTTTTGTAAAAAATAGTGACTTGATTTTTGTCTCCTGTAATGAAAATTTTGCAAGAGAGTTAAATATCCAATCGTCTGAGATCGCCGGAAAAACTGATTATGACTTCTTTCCAATTGACCTGGCTGAAAAATATCGGAAAGAGGATTCTGCATTTTTAGCAGCAGGCAAACTATTGGAAACCGAAGTATGCGAGACCCGGGCCGGACAACCTTACTGGACACAAGTGGTTAAGGTTCCTGTTAAAGATGGGAATGGCTCCATTATTGGTATTCAGGGAATTTTCTGGGACATTACAGAAAGAAAACAGGCTGAAGAATTGCTAAGGCTAAACGAAGAAAAATATCGGTTTCTATTTGAGCGAAATCCAGTTCCATTACTAATTTATGATACGGAAACATTAAAATTTCTTGCCGTCAACGAAGCATTTATAAAACAGTATGGGTTTTCTATCGATGAAGTGTTAACCATGCAATTACCCGATCTTTACCCGGATGAAGAAAAAGATGCTATTGTTAAGGTAGCTCGAGACTTACATGGGCATGCCTATGCAGGCGAATGGCATCACATCAGGAAAGATGGCTCGGTTATTTCGATTATCGCAACTTCTCACGATTTGGATTATATGGAACGAGATGCCCGCATTGCTGTAGTAACCGATATAACCGATCGAAAACTGGCCGAGTTGGAATTGGAAAGGTACCGCAAGCATTTGGAAAATATGGTTGAAGAACGCACTGCCGAGTTAGAAATAGCCAAAGAACGAGCTGAATCGGCCGATCAATTAAAATCAGCTTTTTTGGCTACCATGTCGCACGAACTTCGCACACCATTAAACTCGATCATTGGGTTTACCGGAATGTTGCTTCAGGAATTACCTGGACCATTGAACGACGAGCAGAAAAAACAACTCCGGATGACCCAGAAAAGTGGTCGGCACCTTTTATCGCTGATAAACGATATTCTTGATTTATCGAAAATTGAGGCTGGCCAGTTAAATTTGAGTACCGACAGATTTAAAATTTCGGAAGTTATTCAAAACGTCGTCGACCTGTCAAAACCATTTGCCACCAGCAAAAATTTACTTTTAACAGCCTCGATTGAACCAGAGCTGCCTGAAATTACCAGTGACCAGTTCCGGATACAGCAGGTTATTATCAATCTGGTAAATAATGCATTGAAATTTACCGAAGTTGGATCAGTGAAAGTGGAAGCGTTTTTACAGAGCAACCAACTGGTAGTCATGGTAATTGATACCGGCTTGGGAATCGAAGAAAATCAGATACAAAAGTTGTTTAAACCATTTATACAAATCGATTCGGGAATAGCTCGGAAACACGAAGGTACCGGATTAGGACTTTCTATCAGTAAAAAGCTGATGACCATGTTGGGCGGATCGATTTCGGTTGAATCAGAGCTTGCAAAAGGTAGTACTTTTAGTATCAGGTTACCTCTTGAGAACAATTAA
- the hemF gene encoding oxygen-dependent coproporphyrinogen oxidase, translated as MNVSKTAALYKSIQKTICQTLEEADGTGKFTEDNWEKEIGSGLTCVMQNGSIIEKAGVNFSHVSGSYNDNMARLLGESASSFAATGVSSILHSGNPFVPTIHMNVRHFSLDNGSSWFGGGIDLTPTYINPEEARWFHQTIKNICDKYDTSFYPEWKTWADNYFYLTHRQETRGIGGIFFDRIQPANETDLEKMLNLTSDLLRIYPVIYSRLMKDNGHKSFTEAQKRWQKIRRGRYVEFNLIHDRGTKFGLESDGNIESILVSLPAEVEWVYQYQPEAGSPEAQTQELLKKGINWL; from the coding sequence GTGAACGTATCGAAAACCGCCGCTCTTTACAAAAGCATACAAAAAACCATTTGCCAAACGTTGGAAGAAGCCGACGGAACAGGAAAATTTACTGAAGACAACTGGGAAAAAGAAATAGGTTCGGGCTTGACTTGTGTTATGCAAAACGGTTCGATCATTGAAAAAGCAGGTGTTAACTTTTCTCATGTAAGCGGTAGTTATAACGACAACATGGCCAGACTCCTGGGCGAAAGTGCTTCTTCGTTTGCCGCTACAGGTGTTTCGTCGATTCTTCATTCCGGTAATCCTTTTGTACCAACCATTCACATGAATGTACGACATTTCAGTCTCGACAATGGCTCATCGTGGTTTGGCGGCGGAATCGACCTCACTCCTACTTACATTAATCCGGAAGAAGCTCGTTGGTTTCATCAAACGATTAAGAACATCTGTGACAAATACGATACTTCATTTTATCCGGAATGGAAAACCTGGGCTGACAATTACTTTTACCTGACCCATCGACAAGAAACGCGCGGTATTGGGGGAATATTTTTCGACCGCATCCAACCTGCCAATGAAACAGATCTTGAAAAAATGTTGAATCTGACATCTGATTTGCTGCGAATCTACCCAGTAATTTACAGCCGATTAATGAAGGACAACGGGCACAAATCGTTTACCGAAGCACAGAAGAGATGGCAAAAAATACGTCGCGGACGCTATGTTGAGTTCAACCTGATTCACGACCGTGGAACCAAATTCGGCTTGGAATCCGATGGCAACATCGAATCAATTTTGGTGAGTCTACCTGCCGAAGTGGAATGGGTGTATCAATACCAACCCGAAGCGGGAAGCCCCGAAGCACAAACTCAGGAGCTGCTGAAGAAGGGAATTAATTGGCTGTAG
- the hemG gene encoding protoporphyrinogen oxidase, giving the protein MAESLKPEVVIIGAGLTGLTMALYLKKAGIDFKIIEKSAKTGGVIQTISEKGFVYETGPNTGVVSCPEMTELFEELAGKCELEIADPSAKRRLIWKNQAWHALPSGLISAVGTPLFTWYDKFRILGEPFRKKGNNPNETLANLVKRRMGQSYLDYAIDPFISGIYAGDPTKLVTKYAMPKLYNLEQEYGSFIKGAMKKAKLPKTDRDKKATKEVFSAKGGLGRLIEALTVAVGTENILLSAETMVKPIANGFQLQVTTPEHLFTLETSHLVTTCGGYALTGFLPFLNENEVAPFNNLKYAEVTQVLLGFKKWKGMSLNAFGGLVPGKENKNILGVLFTSSFFKGRAPEGGALLSVFMGGTKRPDIAKMDNDEIEALLNKDLPRMMSNRSLSPDMIRIHRYPKAIPQYTESSKERFEMIEQLQQKYPGLILAGNIRDGIGMADRVKQGRSIAEELISKIH; this is encoded by the coding sequence ATGGCTGAATCGCTCAAACCCGAAGTCGTTATTATTGGTGCCGGATTGACCGGTCTAACAATGGCACTATATCTAAAAAAAGCAGGAATCGATTTTAAAATCATCGAAAAATCGGCCAAAACCGGAGGGGTGATTCAAACCATCAGCGAAAAGGGTTTTGTTTACGAAACTGGTCCAAATACCGGGGTAGTTTCATGTCCTGAAATGACTGAATTATTTGAAGAACTTGCCGGGAAATGCGAACTTGAAATTGCTGATCCCAGCGCCAAACGACGCCTGATCTGGAAAAACCAGGCATGGCACGCTTTGCCTTCAGGATTAATATCGGCCGTTGGTACGCCACTTTTTACCTGGTACGATAAATTCAGGATATTGGGCGAACCTTTCCGCAAAAAAGGTAACAATCCAAATGAAACACTGGCGAATTTGGTTAAACGACGCATGGGACAAAGCTATTTGGATTATGCAATCGATCCGTTCATCTCTGGAATTTACGCCGGTGACCCGACGAAACTGGTCACAAAATATGCGATGCCCAAGCTTTATAATCTGGAGCAGGAATACGGTAGTTTCATTAAAGGAGCCATGAAAAAGGCCAAACTTCCGAAAACCGACCGCGACAAGAAAGCAACCAAAGAAGTATTTTCGGCCAAGGGAGGTCTAGGTCGGCTAATTGAAGCGCTCACCGTGGCTGTAGGAACTGAAAATATTCTGTTATCAGCTGAGACCATGGTGAAACCTATTGCAAATGGATTTCAGTTACAGGTAACCACTCCTGAACATTTATTTACCCTCGAAACTTCGCATTTGGTCACCACTTGCGGAGGATACGCCTTGACCGGCTTTTTACCGTTTCTGAACGAGAACGAAGTTGCGCCATTCAATAACTTAAAATATGCTGAGGTTACACAGGTTCTGCTTGGATTTAAAAAATGGAAAGGCATGTCGCTGAATGCGTTTGGCGGTTTGGTTCCCGGAAAGGAAAACAAAAATATACTTGGTGTGTTATTTACCTCGTCGTTCTTTAAAGGCCGCGCTCCTGAAGGTGGTGCACTGTTGTCTGTTTTCATGGGAGGAACCAAACGTCCGGATATCGCAAAAATGGATAATGATGAGATTGAAGCGCTTCTGAACAAGGATCTTCCGCGAATGATGAGCAACCGAAGCCTGAGCCCGGATATGATACGGATTCACCGCTATCCGAAAGCCATCCCACAATATACCGAAAGTTCGAAGGAACGTTTCGAAATGATTGAACAGCTTCAGCAGAAATACCCCGGGCTGATTTTAGCCGGAAACATCCGCGATGGGATTGGAATGGCTGATCGTGTGAAACAAGGGCGCAGCATAGCCGAAGAACTGATTAGCAAGATTCATTGA
- the hemN gene encoding oxygen-independent coproporphyrinogen III oxidase — translation MEKIKELRVTGFKLSRITQPETRNPNIEAMINRELLEKYNHPVPRYTSYPPANFFTEEFSLANYLEAIDESNQWNPQNISIYIHIPFCLKLCYFCGCNSYALRKEEVVEAYHKALIKEIKMVTSRLDKNRKVSQIHYGGGTPNAIPVEYLQEINELLFSTFEFIPEPEIAIEVNPAYLTYEQMTGLKKAGFNRFSIGIQDFDNDVLDAVNREQSVLPVADIISFLKKDSPNMAVNLDFIYGLPKQTAANFSKTISKAIELRPDRLVTFSYAHVPWVSKIQKKLEKEGLPAPDEKIKMYEAAYSLMTQNGYEAIGMDHYANADDELTVARQNKQLHRNFQGYCTRRTTGQVYAFGVTGISQLEGVYAQNTKSIDEYIAKINQGELTTIKGYALTKQQVVVREVITELMCNEQIVWSHLGEILGMTSEEVKSQTVYNQELLQQFADDGVIILSDEKIQITPDGQLFIRNVAASFDPLIQAGQTNFSKPV, via the coding sequence TTGGAAAAGATAAAAGAGTTGCGAGTTACGGGTTTCAAGTTATCCCGTATCACGCAACCCGAAACACGTAACCCGAACATTGAAGCTATGATCAACCGCGAATTACTCGAAAAATACAACCATCCGGTTCCACGGTACACCAGCTATCCGCCAGCTAATTTCTTTACTGAAGAATTTAGTCTGGCCAATTATCTGGAAGCCATCGATGAGTCGAATCAGTGGAATCCACAAAATATTTCCATTTACATTCACATTCCGTTTTGCCTGAAATTGTGCTATTTCTGCGGATGTAATTCATACGCGCTCCGGAAAGAAGAAGTGGTGGAAGCATACCACAAAGCCCTGATCAAGGAAATTAAGATGGTGACTTCGAGATTAGATAAAAACCGGAAAGTTTCGCAGATTCACTATGGAGGTGGAACGCCAAATGCCATTCCGGTAGAGTATCTTCAGGAGATTAACGAATTGTTGTTTTCAACGTTCGAGTTTATACCTGAACCTGAAATCGCTATTGAAGTCAACCCGGCTTACCTCACTTACGAGCAAATGACCGGACTTAAAAAAGCAGGATTCAACAGATTCAGTATAGGTATTCAGGATTTTGACAATGATGTTTTGGATGCTGTCAACCGCGAACAATCTGTTCTCCCGGTTGCAGATATAATTTCTTTCCTGAAAAAGGATTCACCCAATATGGCTGTTAATCTCGATTTCATTTATGGTCTGCCTAAACAAACGGCTGCTAACTTTTCTAAAACCATCAGTAAAGCCATCGAATTGAGACCAGATCGTCTGGTCACTTTTTCGTACGCACATGTGCCATGGGTGAGCAAAATTCAGAAGAAACTAGAGAAAGAAGGACTGCCCGCTCCGGACGAAAAAATTAAAATGTACGAAGCCGCTTATTCTCTGATGACACAAAACGGCTACGAAGCCATTGGAATGGATCATTATGCAAACGCTGATGACGAACTAACCGTTGCCCGCCAGAATAAACAATTGCACCGCAACTTTCAAGGCTATTGTACCCGTCGTACGACTGGGCAGGTTTATGCTTTTGGAGTTACCGGGATCAGCCAGCTGGAAGGCGTTTATGCACAAAATACCAAGTCAATTGACGAATACATTGCAAAAATAAATCAGGGAGAATTAACCACGATTAAAGGTTACGCACTAACCAAACAACAGGTGGTTGTTCGCGAAGTAATTACCGAACTAATGTGCAACGAGCAGATTGTTTGGAGCCATTTGGGCGAAATACTTGGGATGACATCCGAAGAAGTTAAATCACAGACCGTTTACAATCAGGAACTGCTTCAACAATTTGCTGACGACGGAGTAATAATTCTTTCTGACGAAAAAATACAAATTACACCCGATGGGCAATTGTTTATCCGCAATGTAGCCGCCTCGTTCGACCCGCTTATTCAGGCCGGGCAAACCAACTTTTCAAAACCAGTTTAA
- the hemE gene encoding uroporphyrinogen decarboxylase, translated as MTTNSILLKTLRGEKTERPPVWFMRQAGRVLPSYMKIKEDYTFWQMMQNPEIAAKVTLLPVDDLGVDAGILFSDILVIPHALGMGLEFNDSGPLFDQPLAFRENPLAGLNPDPSKLNYIYEVIDEIIRTKKEETPLIGFCGAPLTVLLFMLQGLGRKGDFPEAIKFIYENKETTKKLIEVVTDLSVVYAQGQIEHGIDVFQLFDTHAGLIPADLYQELFMPATKKIAAAVREKGIPFIFFPKGLGTGIAQITPEDCDYLSIDWQTPLDLARKLVDPKIGLQGNVDPRLLYASQPEIEKALQPYIEFGKNNQNWIFNLGHGFMPGISFENAKFLADWVKHTDWKR; from the coding sequence TTGACAACAAATTCAATTCTATTAAAAACACTCCGGGGTGAAAAAACGGAACGGCCACCCGTTTGGTTTATGCGTCAGGCGGGCAGAGTGTTGCCTTCGTACATGAAAATTAAAGAGGATTACACCTTCTGGCAGATGATGCAGAATCCGGAAATCGCAGCTAAAGTGACGCTGCTTCCGGTTGACGATTTGGGCGTTGATGCCGGGATTTTGTTCTCCGACATTCTGGTTATCCCTCATGCGTTAGGAATGGGATTGGAATTTAACGACAGCGGTCCGCTATTCGATCAACCGTTGGCGTTTCGCGAAAATCCGTTGGCGGGATTGAATCCAGATCCGTCGAAATTGAATTACATCTACGAAGTGATTGACGAAATCATCCGGACAAAAAAAGAGGAAACACCGTTGATCGGCTTTTGTGGCGCACCTTTGACAGTTCTGTTGTTCATGCTTCAAGGGTTAGGACGTAAAGGTGATTTTCCGGAAGCCATTAAATTCATTTACGAAAATAAGGAGACCACCAAAAAGCTAATTGAAGTTGTTACGGATCTTTCTGTGGTTTATGCGCAAGGACAAATTGAACATGGAATCGACGTTTTTCAGTTGTTTGATACGCATGCCGGATTGATTCCAGCCGATTTGTATCAGGAACTGTTTATGCCTGCCACAAAAAAAATAGCGGCTGCCGTGCGCGAAAAAGGTATTCCGTTCATTTTCTTCCCGAAAGGATTGGGAACCGGAATCGCTCAGATTACTCCTGAAGATTGCGATTACCTGAGCATCGACTGGCAAACACCGCTCGATTTGGCGAGAAAATTAGTCGATCCGAAAATTGGGTTACAGGGAAATGTCGATCCTCGTTTGTTATATGCCAGTCAGCCTGAAATTGAGAAGGCGCTGCAACCTTATATTGAATTTGGCAAGAATAACCAGAACTGGATTTTCAATCTGGGTCACGGATTCATGCCAGGTATTTCATTCGAAAATGCCAAGTTTTTAGCCGATTGGGTAAAACACACCGATTGGAAAAGATAA
- the hemL gene encoding glutamate-1-semialdehyde 2,1-aminomutase, with protein sequence MKNYTQSIAAFQEAQKHIPGGVNSPVRSFKSVDGDPLFIASAKGAKVFDIDGHEYIDYVGSWGPMILGHAHPDVIMAIQKTAAKGTSFGAPTLLETEMALQIKKMVPSIDSIRMVNSGTEATMSALRLARGYTNRELVIKFEGCYHGHNDSFLIKAGSGALTFGTPNSPGVTSGTARDTLTAGYNDLDSVKELFNRYPEQIAALILEPVTGNMGVVIPEPEFIQGVRDLCTKYGTVLIFDEVMTGFRLSKGGAQQILGITPDLTCFGKIIGGGLPVGAYGGKQEIMDKLAPKGPVYQAGTLSGNPLAMAAGLTALKILDETDGFYDMLEDKSAQLGEGIKKCLADLNFPGVVNRVGSMFTLFFTEEEQVNSFADALKCNTVTYAKYFKMALESGVYLAPSQFEAGFMSAAHTSKKIDKTIEATYEALKVLKG encoded by the coding sequence ATGAAAAACTATACCCAAAGCATCGCAGCTTTTCAGGAAGCACAAAAACACATTCCAGGCGGAGTTAATTCACCGGTTCGCTCGTTTAAAAGTGTTGATGGAGACCCATTGTTTATTGCCAGTGCCAAAGGCGCCAAAGTTTTCGACATCGATGGTCACGAATACATTGATTACGTGGGCTCCTGGGGTCCAATGATTTTAGGTCACGCCCATCCGGATGTAATTATGGCTATTCAGAAAACAGCAGCCAAGGGAACCAGTTTTGGTGCACCTACCCTGCTCGAAACCGAAATGGCTCTTCAAATCAAGAAGATGGTTCCTTCGATCGACAGCATTCGGATGGTTAACTCTGGAACTGAAGCCACGATGAGCGCTTTGCGTCTGGCTCGCGGATATACTAACCGCGAACTGGTCATCAAATTTGAAGGCTGCTATCACGGTCACAACGATAGTTTTTTGATTAAAGCCGGATCGGGCGCTCTGACATTTGGAACTCCTAATTCACCGGGCGTTACTTCAGGAACAGCAAGAGATACCCTGACTGCTGGCTACAACGATCTGGATTCAGTAAAAGAATTATTCAATCGTTATCCTGAACAGATTGCAGCTTTGATATTGGAACCGGTTACCGGTAATATGGGTGTGGTAATTCCTGAACCTGAATTCATTCAGGGTGTTCGTGACCTTTGCACGAAATATGGAACAGTTTTGATTTTTGACGAGGTGATGACCGGGTTCCGCCTTTCAAAAGGTGGCGCACAGCAAATACTTGGAATTACCCCTGATCTCACCTGCTTCGGAAAAATAATCGGTGGCGGACTTCCGGTTGGTGCTTATGGTGGAAAACAGGAAATCATGGATAAACTGGCACCAAAAGGTCCTGTTTATCAAGCCGGAACACTCTCAGGAAACCCATTGGCAATGGCTGCTGGATTAACTGCATTGAAAATTCTGGATGAAACGGATGGATTTTACGATATGCTTGAAGATAAATCGGCTCAACTGGGCGAAGGCATCAAAAAATGTCTGGCTGATTTGAATTTCCCGGGCGTAGTAAACCGCGTTGGCTCCATGTTTACACTTTTCTTTACCGAAGAGGAGCAAGTAAATTCCTTTGCCGATGCACTCAAATGTAACACGGTTACCTACGCTAAATACTTTAAAATGGCCCTGGAAAGCGGCGTTTACCTGGCTCCATCGCAATTTGAAGCTGGATTTATGTCGGCTGCCCATACATCGAAAAAAATTGATAAGACCATTGAAGCAACCTACGAAGCTTTGAAGGTCTTAAAGGGATAA